The Salvia miltiorrhiza cultivar Shanhuang (shh) chromosome 1, IMPLAD_Smil_shh, whole genome shotgun sequence genome has a window encoding:
- the LOC130988974 gene encoding uncharacterized protein LOC130988974: MEKKKKGPKPSRLQEEEVNNNSFDGSGGNSKRRNSSDKMENEKRAATKRGRPHKQQRRQEEDLNNTTFDCAAANINASFSSQGHESASLDQPRPRTRFSMSFGKKKAAVSSQSRIPPHSIGGNSSENSSLLLVKQILFESNSMDKANHVALEAKDTHSELESISPDEVVEAQKGMDPRKNVLDLQKFTSELLAQTQQPELSFQAGEASSCSDDLMVNNSLLEREANVVPNISARANENPTTTPTRSKSPQKHDAMSDSGDAMIIDVEGYKVKKEVAPLLKAIFNKYGDIAKESSFSTELRSSILDLVCTIYKRLEGSKLMQLTALELESMLGQIGDLKLVKVDVGWLHERLEQISKARQLYDGASTLEDLKARSVGVICEKQRAVQKCEEELQACMAEAMKLQERLHQEKEELDAARTLADQIHISGGSLVWGLV; this comes from the exons atggaaaagaagaaaaaaggccCCAAACCAAGTAGACTCCAAGAAGAAGAGGTAAACAACAACAGCTTCGATGGTAGTGGTGGTAATAGCAAGAGAAGAAACTCAAGCGACAAAATGGAGAATGAAAAAAGAGCAGCGACGAAAAGAGGGAGGCCCCACAAACAACAGAGGCGCCAAGAAGAAGATTTGAACAACACCACCTTTGATTGTGCTGCTGCTAATATAAatgcttctttttcttctcaa GGGCATGAGTCTGCATCACTGGATCAACCTAGGCCCCGAACCCGGTTTTCTATGTCATTTGGTAAAAAGAAAGCAGCAGTGAGCTCTCAATCAAGAATCCCACCTCATAGCATTGGTGGAAATTCTTCTGAAAATTCTAGCTTGTTGCTGGTGAAGCAGATCCTATTTGAATCTAACAGTATGGATAAAGCAAACCATGTTGCATTGGAAGCTAAG GATACACATTCTGAACTTGAGAGTATAAGCCCTGATGAAGTTGTTGAAGCCCAGAAAGGTATGGACCCGAGGAAGAATGTGCTCGATTTGCAGAAATTTACATCTGAGCTGCTCGCCCAAACTCAGCAACCAGAATTGTCCTTCCAAGCAGGAGAAGCTTCTTCCTGCTCAGACGACCTTATGGTGAACAACAGTCTGCTCGAAAGGGAAGCTAATGTGGTCCCGAATATCTCTGCTCGAGCTAATGAGAATCCTACTACTACTCCAACTCGCAGCAAATCTCCTCAAAAACACGATGCCATGTCCGACTCCGGGGATGCCATGATCATCGATGTTGAGGGGTACAAAGTGAAGAAGGAAGTGGCGCCGCTCCTCAAGGCCATCTTCAACAAGTATGGAGACATTGCTAAGGAAAGCTCGTTTTCTACGGAGTTGCGCTCGTCCATTCTGGATCTGGTCTGCACCATTTATAAGAGGTTGGAAGGTTCAAAACTCATGCAGCTGACGGCGTTGGAGCTGGAGTCCATGCTCGGACAAATCGGAGACCTTAAACTTGTGAAGGTGGACGTCGGGTGGCTTCACGAGAGGCTGGAGCAGATATCCAAGGCTAGGCAGTTGTATGATGGGGCTTCGACGCTCGAGGATTTGAAGGCGAGGAGCGTCGGGGTCATCTGCGAGAAGCAGAGAGCAGTGCAGAAATGCGAGGAAGAGCTGCAGGCGTGCATGGCTGAGGCAATGAAGTTGCAAGAGAGGCTGCATCAGGAAAAGGAAGAACTGGATGCTGCTCGGACCCTCGCCGACCAAATCCATATCTCCGGTGGATCTTTGGTTTGGGGACTTGTTTAG